A region of Dermochelys coriacea isolate rDerCor1 chromosome 1, rDerCor1.pri.v4, whole genome shotgun sequence DNA encodes the following proteins:
- the ILK gene encoding LOW QUALITY PROTEIN: integrin-linked protein kinase (The sequence of the model RefSeq protein was modified relative to this genomic sequence to represent the inferred CDS: inserted 3 bases in 2 codons): protein MDDIFTQCREGNAVAVRLWLDNTENDLNQGDDHGFSPLHWACREGRSTVVDMLIMRGARINVMNRGDDTPLHLAASHGHRDIVQKLIQFKADINAVNEHGNTPLHYACFWGHDQVAEDLVSSGALVSISNKYGEMPVDKAKVPLRELLKERAEKLGQNLTKIPYKDTFWKGTTRTRPRNGTLNKLAGIDFKQLSLGHKLNENQSGELWKGRWQGNDIVIKVMKIRDWTTRKSRDFNEEHPKLRIFSHPNVLPVLGACQSPPAPHPIIITHWMPYGSLYNVLHEGTNFVVDQMQAVKFALDIARGMAFLHTLEPLIPRHNLNSRSIMIDEDMTARISMADVKFSFQCPGRMYAPAWVAPEALQKKPEDINRRSADMWSFAVLLWELVTREVPFADLSNMEIGMKVALEGLRPTIPPGIXPHICKLMKICXNEDPAKRPKFDMIVPILEKMQEK from the exons AGGG ggatgACCACGGgttcagccccctgcactgggcCTGCCGTGAGGGCCGCTCCACAGTGGTGGACATGCTCATCATGCGGGGAGCCCGCATCAACGTCATGAACCGCGGCGACGACACCCCGCTGCATCTGGCAGCCAGCCACGGGCACCGGGACATTGTGCAGAAG CTGATCCAGTTCAAGGCAGACATCAACGCAGTAAACGAGCATGGGAACACGCCGCTGCACTATGCTTGCTTCTGGGGGCATGACCAGGTGGCCGAG gaccTGGTGAGCAGCGGGGCCCTCGTCAGCATCTCCAACAAATATGGTGAGATGCCTGTGGACAAGGCCAAGGTACCACTGCGTGAACTGCTGAAAG AGCGTGCAGAGAAGCTGGGCCAGAACCTGACCAAGATCCCCTACAAGGACACCTTCTGGAAGGGCACCACCCGCACACGGCCCC GAAACGGGACCCTGAACAAACTGGCAGGCATAGACTTCAAGCAGCTGAGCCTGGGTCACAAACTCAACGAGAACCAGTCAGGAGAG CTATGGAAGGGGCGCTGGCAGGGCAATGACATCGTTATCAAAGTGATGAAAATTCGGGACTGGACAACGCGGAAAAGCCGAGACTTCAACGAGGAGCATCCCAAGCTCCG GATCTTCTCACACCCCAATGTTCTGCCGGTGCTGGGGGCCTGCCagtcaccccccgccccccaccccatcattaTCACGCACTGGATGCCCTATGGCTCCCTCTACAACGTCTTACACGAGGGGACAA ACTTTGTGGTGGATCAGATGCAAGCAGTGAAGTTTGCTCTGGACATTGCCCGGGGCATGGCCTTCCTGCACACGCTGGAGCCCCTCATTCCACGCCACAATCTCAACAGCCGCAGCATCATG ATCGACGAGGACATGACCGCGCGTATCAGTATGGCCGACGTGAAGTTCTCCTTCCAGTGCCCAGGCAGGATGTATGCCCCAGCCTGGGTGGCGCCTGAGG CACTGCAGAAGAAGCCAGAGGACATCAACCGGCGCTCGGCTGACATGTGGAGCTTTGCGGTGCTGCTGTGGGAGCTGGTGACACGCGAGGTGCCCTTCGCAGACCTGTCCAACATGGAGATTGGCATGAAG GTGGCACTGGAGGGGCTGCGCCCGACCATCCCGCCTGGCA TCCCCCACATCTGCAAGCTGATGAAGATCTG GAATGAGGACCCTGCGAAACGGCCCAAATTCGACATGATCGTACCCATCCTGGAGAAGATGCAGGAGAAATAg